From Nitrobacter sp. NHB1, a single genomic window includes:
- a CDS encoding ABC transporter ATP-binding protein, translating into MTPILEIRHVTRRFAGLIAVNDVSFLLQPREILGVIGPNGAGKTTLISLISGTLAPSSGDIFFEGQSLAGMAAYRRARLGIGRTFQIMRPFPGLSVLDNVAVGALFGHGGGHAKLAQAREQARAQLDFVGLGKFVDQRADELGGPGRKRLELAKALAMQPKVLLCDEVMAGLNLVEIEEVIAVIRKVRDTGISVLVIEHVIKAIKSLSDRLLVLHHGEKIADGEPASVLANQTVIEAYLGKRRI; encoded by the coding sequence GTGACCCCGATACTCGAAATCAGACACGTGACCCGCCGCTTTGCCGGCCTGATCGCGGTCAACGATGTCAGCTTTCTGTTGCAGCCCCGGGAAATTCTCGGCGTGATCGGTCCGAACGGCGCCGGAAAAACCACGCTCATCAGCCTGATCAGTGGGACGCTCGCGCCCAGTTCGGGCGATATCTTTTTTGAAGGACAGTCTCTTGCCGGCATGGCCGCCTACCGTCGTGCCCGGCTGGGCATCGGGCGCACGTTCCAGATCATGCGGCCGTTTCCCGGTCTGTCGGTGTTGGACAACGTCGCCGTCGGCGCCCTCTTCGGTCACGGAGGAGGACATGCCAAGTTGGCTCAAGCCCGCGAGCAGGCGCGCGCTCAACTGGACTTTGTCGGGCTCGGCAAGTTCGTCGATCAACGCGCGGACGAGTTGGGCGGCCCTGGCCGCAAGCGGCTGGAACTGGCAAAGGCTTTGGCGATGCAGCCGAAGGTTTTGCTATGCGACGAGGTCATGGCCGGACTGAATCTGGTCGAGATCGAAGAGGTGATCGCGGTGATCCGCAAGGTTCGCGACACAGGGATCAGCGTTCTCGTGATCGAGCACGTCATCAAAGCCATCAAGAGTCTGTCGGACCGGCTGCTGGTATTGCACCATGGCGAAAAGATCGCAGACGGCGAACCCGCCAGCGTGCTCGCAAACCAGACCGTCATCGAGGCGTATCTCGGCAAGAGGCGGA